One Dioscorea cayenensis subsp. rotundata cultivar TDr96_F1 chromosome 15, TDr96_F1_v2_PseudoChromosome.rev07_lg8_w22 25.fasta, whole genome shotgun sequence genomic region harbors:
- the LOC120277724 gene encoding uncharacterized protein LOC120277724, with protein MNFDLSKSGEQRVLHLNEIDKWRMKAYENARIYKERIQKWHDEYIKNLKDFKVGDLVLLFNSCLRLFPGKLKSRWFDPYRVTKALPHGAIEITHPEKGILKVNGHRLKPYYGGEVGMAPRSKKAAGNHPREPTPEPKNMEFILPEHRT; from the exons ATGAATTTTGACTTAAGCAAATCAGGAGAGCAAAGAGTGTTACATCTGAACGAGATAGATAAATGGaggatgaaagcatatgagaatgcaaggatatacaaaGAAAGAATTCAGAAGTGGCATGACGAGTATATTAAGAATCTAAAAGATTTCAAAGTTGGTGATCTtgtgttactattcaattcttgtCTACggttatttccggggaagctcaagtctagatggtttgacCCATATAGAGTAACCAAAGCTTTACCTCATGGAGCTATTGAGATTACCCATCCAGAGAAGGGTATATtaaaggtgaatggacataggctgaaaccatactacgGAGGGGAAGTTG gtatggcccccAGATCAAAGAAGGCAGCTGGTAATCAtcctagagagcctactccAGAGCCAAAAAACATGGAATTTATACTTCCCGAACATCGAACTTAA